One genomic window of Stieleria sp. JC731 includes the following:
- a CDS encoding BlaI/MecI/CopY family transcriptional regulator has product MRFTPGELKVMTLLWDHGELTPPQLMDLYPEDIKDPALRSYLKILVEKGHVSRRREGKAFVYQAITAKRNAFGGMMKQLAEAFGDGSLRSLMLNLAQHEKLSEADLAEIRAAAGLDGQHEAAPKRTAKKRSKKARRKQL; this is encoded by the coding sequence ATGCGGTTTACGCCTGGCGAGTTAAAGGTCATGACGCTGTTGTGGGATCACGGTGAGCTAACGCCGCCACAACTAATGGATCTCTATCCGGAAGATATCAAAGATCCAGCGCTACGAAGCTATCTGAAGATTCTCGTTGAAAAGGGACATGTCTCCCGTCGACGCGAAGGCAAGGCCTTTGTCTATCAAGCAATCACCGCAAAGCGAAATGCGTTTGGCGGGATGATGAAACAGCTTGCCGAGGCCTTTGGTGATGGTTCGTTGCGTTCATTGATGTTGAACTTAGCTCAGCACGAAAAGCTAAGTGAGGCTGATCTGGCAGAAATCCGTGCCGCGGCAGGATTGGACGGACAGCACGAGGCAGCCCCGAAACGCACGGCAAAGAAACGGTCCAAAAAGGCACGGAGGAAGCAGTTATGA
- a CDS encoding DMT family transporter, protein MSDYIKLHFVILLWGSTAVLGNLIDLSATQLVLYRSTLAALLLFCFLHRHAKVAPSTAVLLVLNGCLLGAHWIFFFMAVKVANVSICMIAMATVSFWTAILEPLLVRSCRFQWINLILGIVVMTGIYAIYRHESQFHFGLAVGLVGAVLATLFSIANGSLAKRASEQCVVMYEMAGAALVCAVTLAVSEVLGLGMASERWLLSPVEVLCLAGLVFGGTLLAYHIYVGLLHRLSVFTINFANNLEPIYGITLGAICFGDHQFLGPDFYFGAIMILSAVVAQPVLAIRARRKLQPLT, encoded by the coding sequence ATGTCGGATTACATCAAATTACACTTCGTGATCTTGTTGTGGGGATCGACTGCGGTCCTCGGAAACCTGATCGATCTCAGTGCCACTCAGCTGGTGTTGTATCGCAGCACACTTGCGGCGCTGCTGTTGTTTTGTTTTCTGCATCGCCATGCCAAGGTCGCGCCGAGTACAGCGGTCTTGTTGGTGCTGAACGGTTGCCTGCTGGGGGCCCACTGGATCTTTTTCTTTATGGCTGTCAAGGTTGCGAACGTTTCGATCTGTATGATCGCGATGGCAACGGTTTCGTTTTGGACAGCCATTTTGGAACCGTTGTTGGTTCGAAGTTGTCGGTTTCAGTGGATCAATTTGATCTTAGGAATCGTCGTGATGACTGGCATCTATGCCATCTACCGACATGAATCACAGTTCCATTTCGGACTCGCCGTCGGCTTGGTCGGTGCAGTTTTGGCGACTCTGTTTTCGATCGCCAACGGAAGTCTTGCGAAGCGTGCCAGCGAGCAGTGTGTGGTGATGTACGAGATGGCGGGGGCCGCGCTGGTGTGTGCGGTAACCTTGGCGGTCAGTGAGGTCTTGGGACTTGGGATGGCATCGGAGCGCTGGTTGTTGTCGCCTGTTGAAGTGCTCTGTTTAGCAGGCTTGGTGTTTGGTGGCACGTTGTTGGCGTATCACATCTACGTCGGTCTGTTGCATCGGTTGTCCGTGTTCACGATCAACTTTGCCAATAACTTGGAGCCGATCTATGGCATTACGTTGGGCGCGATTTGTTTTGGCGACCACCAGTTCTTAGGCCCCGATTTTTACTTCGGCGCGATCATGATTCTTTCCGCCGTCGTCGCACAACCGGTGCTTGCGATAAGGGCAAGGCGAAAGCTGCAGCCGTTGACTTGA
- a CDS encoding sulfatase-like hydrolase/transferase produces the protein MSHLIRSIFSICLCPLACLFLAAPDLCADEPSEQSQPAPQSSVRPNILLIFTDDQGVNDVGCYGSEIKTPHIDSLATSGLKLNQFYAASSICTPSRFGLLTGRFAHRSEDQLTSALMFLDDEDADRGIRSHEQTFVTELQQSGYQTHLVGKWHLGHGQSKFWPTEHGFDTFFGHTGGCVDFFTCHYANRPDWYRGKTLVQTDQYATDVITDEAEKLIQSFPDRSSTPQSSKPWYLHVAYNAPHFGKAWEDKNQKPLNTMQPKPQDLQRVASIDDPLRRSFAAKVVGMDDGIGRLLKALDETDQTEDTLVIFMTDHGGDPNYGGSNLPLRGGKATLFEGGLRVPCLMRYPKLIQPATTSNEVASALDLYPTIAELAGLGPKDNLDGQSMLPILQGNKDQSHRPIVWATGSHAELGRKAWHAVRDGKWKWVQPPNKAAMLFDLSNDPNETNDVIAQFPDVAARLRNLSAAPAQIDESLMQNFRRIDPKLFVGGSPRGEEAFAALAQRGVRTIISVDGSTPQVELAKQHGLRYIHLPIGYDQVDATRTLELAKAINESSGGVYLHCHHGKHRAPAAVAVACVALGKMDHQQASELLKQAGTSPRYAGLFRSVDQTEPHDLTEIQTLKTDFKSSVEVTELAQQMVAIDRSLEHLLASLKESGDEFAEDSMLLHEHFAEALRLEEIRSWPEPQLQRMKRSAAIAQQISKASKEQLQKDPLGLIKSLQSECKNCHAEMRD, from the coding sequence ATGTCCCACCTAATTCGCTCAATCTTCTCGATCTGCCTCTGCCCTTTGGCCTGCCTTTTCCTAGCGGCACCGGATCTCTGCGCCGACGAGCCTTCCGAGCAGAGTCAACCAGCCCCCCAAAGCAGTGTTCGCCCCAACATTTTGCTGATCTTTACCGATGACCAGGGCGTCAACGATGTCGGTTGCTACGGTAGCGAAATCAAAACGCCCCACATCGATTCGCTGGCTACCAGTGGCCTCAAGCTCAACCAGTTTTATGCGGCAAGCAGCATTTGTACGCCTTCGCGTTTCGGACTGCTAACGGGACGGTTCGCACACCGCTCCGAAGACCAACTGACCAGCGCCTTAATGTTTCTGGACGACGAAGATGCCGATCGTGGCATTCGCAGTCACGAACAAACTTTCGTGACTGAACTACAGCAATCCGGCTACCAGACCCACCTGGTCGGTAAGTGGCACCTCGGCCATGGTCAGTCAAAGTTCTGGCCGACCGAACACGGTTTTGACACCTTCTTTGGCCATACCGGTGGCTGCGTCGACTTCTTCACATGCCACTACGCGAACCGACCGGATTGGTACCGCGGAAAGACATTGGTGCAAACCGACCAATACGCCACCGATGTGATCACCGACGAAGCCGAGAAACTGATCCAATCCTTTCCGGACCGGTCCTCGACACCGCAGTCATCGAAGCCTTGGTATCTCCACGTTGCCTACAACGCACCACACTTCGGCAAGGCGTGGGAGGATAAAAACCAAAAGCCACTCAACACGATGCAGCCCAAGCCACAGGACCTGCAACGAGTCGCTTCGATTGACGATCCACTACGTCGATCCTTTGCAGCGAAAGTCGTCGGAATGGACGACGGCATCGGACGACTCCTCAAAGCACTCGACGAAACCGATCAAACCGAAGACACCCTCGTGATCTTCATGACCGATCACGGCGGCGACCCAAACTACGGCGGGTCCAACCTGCCGCTGCGTGGCGGTAAAGCCACTTTGTTTGAAGGCGGTCTGCGGGTCCCTTGTTTGATGCGGTATCCGAAACTGATCCAGCCGGCGACAACCAGCAACGAAGTCGCATCGGCGCTGGACCTTTATCCGACCATCGCTGAACTTGCGGGCTTGGGGCCGAAAGACAACCTGGACGGACAATCGATGCTGCCGATCCTCCAAGGTAACAAAGATCAATCACACCGACCGATCGTTTGGGCCACAGGTTCCCACGCGGAACTTGGCCGTAAAGCTTGGCATGCGGTTCGGGATGGAAAATGGAAATGGGTCCAGCCGCCAAACAAAGCCGCGATGTTGTTTGACTTATCGAATGACCCCAACGAAACGAATGATGTCATCGCGCAATTCCCTGACGTCGCCGCGCGTCTTCGCAATCTTTCGGCTGCCCCTGCACAGATTGACGAATCGTTGATGCAAAACTTTCGCCGCATTGATCCTAAACTCTTTGTCGGCGGCTCACCGCGCGGTGAAGAAGCGTTTGCAGCCTTAGCCCAACGAGGTGTTCGCACCATCATCAGCGTCGATGGCTCAACCCCTCAAGTCGAATTAGCCAAGCAACACGGACTGCGTTACATCCACTTGCCGATCGGCTATGACCAAGTCGACGCGACGCGAACATTGGAACTTGCCAAAGCGATCAACGAATCGTCCGGTGGCGTTTACCTTCACTGTCACCATGGCAAGCACCGAGCCCCAGCTGCCGTCGCGGTTGCCTGTGTCGCACTCGGAAAAATGGATCATCAACAGGCTAGCGAGCTACTTAAGCAAGCCGGCACGTCTCCACGCTATGCGGGTCTGTTTCGCAGTGTCGATCAGACCGAGCCACATGACTTGACCGAGATCCAAACTTTGAAAACAGATTTCAAATCATCTGTCGAAGTCACCGAGCTCGCGCAGCAGATGGTCGCGATCGACCGATCTCTGGAGCACTTGCTGGCGAGCCTTAAGGAATCAGGAGACGAGTTCGCCGAAGACAGCATGCTTTTGCACGAGCACTTCGCCGAGGCGTTACGTCTGGAAGAAATTCGCTCGTGGCCGGAGCCGCAGCTGCAGCGGATGAAACGTTCGGCAGCGATTGCCCAGCAGATATCGAAAGCGAGCAAGGAACAACTTCAAAAGGACCCGCTTGGCTTGATCAAATCCCTCCAATCGGAGTGTAAAAACTGCCATGCAGAGATGCGTGATTGA
- a CDS encoding recombinase family protein, producing MLRKKFDYSKSRNVVVYLRMSSENQSKTSPEQQLRAINQRIAARGLPWKIAKVYRDDAVSGKTTLQRPGFQQMIRDIKTGAVATEVILVDTVERFGRMEDLDNYRRQLRVRHGVYVLTADRDFADPDAPGARCIEAIENLRASEDSRIKANDVVRGKIQSIEDGYWPGSPVPFGYKLEVAATEKRRNRDVVHHKLVLDPETAPVVVAMFQASAEHPSWGQQRLANFLNKQDEIPERFKPFHADTVGCRLKNDIYRGTLVWSENSTGLIDERRVIEKNDEEFVIRKEGFCEPIVDAETFEKVDAGIIARARPRQDGGSNGQSRGVNYRYPLTGLVRCGHCGASMVPNSTSPYITKSGEEKVYCSYACPNQRNGICENDCRVKETWLREVIIGKLIERLFPDQDGVESLVAEVQDLVEQQRLADQSQRQGVIPQLEAELSELQSRVGGWSVTLAKPDLPSQLRSTIETQAAQTLNRIMEIENSLESQACESSVFNNLVRPSEIRDRLNRLAEVLDDQCATSINLELSMHIDRIDCFKEGRVVSRTCKIGSVPNAVAWFSETSEIVSSADDEPNNGYQTKPRRRAWMRIHDESFSNERLRDQINMATDPHRFAMLPNDWFWIDVFQIPERSCWTKDNRDAVRRRYQEVQSATGRKPSANALAREFGVSRPTILAALDHAQRDDTVVPQHRRQPTIKVKGNPNVEAEIARLHDSGMSNKEIGSVVGIGRSTVTKALDRLYEDRGVPRPDGRATRYKQRV from the coding sequence ATGTTACGGAAGAAATTTGACTACTCCAAATCACGCAACGTCGTGGTTTACCTTCGGATGAGCTCCGAAAACCAATCGAAGACCAGCCCGGAGCAGCAGCTCCGCGCGATTAATCAACGGATCGCAGCCAGGGGGCTTCCATGGAAGATTGCCAAGGTGTACCGCGACGATGCCGTCAGCGGTAAAACGACGCTCCAGCGACCTGGTTTTCAGCAGATGATTCGCGACATTAAGACGGGAGCAGTCGCTACCGAAGTGATCTTGGTCGATACCGTAGAACGGTTTGGCCGAATGGAAGACTTGGATAATTACCGTCGCCAACTTCGTGTTCGTCATGGTGTGTACGTGTTGACCGCGGACAGGGACTTCGCCGACCCTGACGCACCGGGGGCACGGTGTATTGAAGCGATCGAGAATCTCCGCGCGTCCGAAGACAGCCGCATTAAGGCAAATGATGTCGTTCGGGGCAAGATTCAATCAATCGAGGACGGTTACTGGCCTGGATCGCCCGTTCCGTTCGGATACAAACTCGAAGTTGCCGCGACTGAAAAACGTCGCAACCGAGATGTCGTACACCACAAATTGGTACTCGACCCGGAAACCGCACCCGTCGTAGTTGCCATGTTTCAGGCGTCCGCCGAGCACCCTTCTTGGGGCCAGCAACGACTTGCGAACTTCCTGAATAAGCAAGATGAGATTCCCGAACGTTTCAAACCGTTTCACGCGGATACGGTCGGATGCCGTTTGAAAAACGATATCTATCGGGGAACTCTTGTCTGGAGTGAGAACTCAACTGGATTGATCGACGAACGTCGCGTCATCGAGAAGAACGATGAGGAGTTCGTGATCCGCAAGGAAGGGTTCTGTGAGCCGATCGTCGACGCCGAAACTTTTGAGAAGGTTGATGCCGGCATCATCGCTCGAGCACGTCCTCGCCAAGACGGCGGTTCCAACGGCCAATCACGTGGCGTCAATTACCGGTACCCACTCACGGGTTTGGTTCGGTGTGGCCACTGCGGTGCGTCGATGGTACCGAATTCCACATCGCCTTACATCACCAAGTCTGGTGAAGAAAAAGTCTATTGTTCCTACGCATGTCCAAATCAACGCAATGGGATTTGCGAGAACGATTGTCGCGTCAAAGAAACGTGGCTTCGCGAGGTTATCATCGGCAAGCTTATCGAGCGACTGTTTCCGGATCAAGATGGAGTTGAGTCGTTGGTCGCGGAGGTGCAGGATTTGGTCGAGCAGCAGCGTTTGGCCGATCAGTCCCAACGTCAAGGAGTAATTCCTCAACTTGAAGCGGAGTTGTCTGAGCTCCAGAGTCGTGTCGGCGGTTGGTCCGTGACGCTCGCAAAACCGGATCTTCCATCACAGTTGAGGAGCACGATCGAGACACAGGCCGCGCAGACACTGAATCGAATCATGGAGATCGAGAATAGCCTGGAAAGCCAAGCGTGCGAATCGTCCGTATTCAACAATCTGGTTCGGCCCAGTGAGATTCGGGATCGTTTGAATCGGCTTGCGGAGGTACTCGATGACCAATGTGCGACATCGATCAACCTGGAGTTGTCGATGCATATCGACCGGATCGATTGTTTCAAGGAGGGTCGCGTAGTCAGTCGCACCTGCAAGATTGGCTCGGTGCCGAATGCCGTGGCCTGGTTCTCGGAGACGAGCGAAATCGTGAGCAGCGCTGACGATGAACCGAATAACGGATACCAGACCAAACCAAGGCGTCGTGCATGGATGCGAATCCATGATGAATCGTTTTCAAACGAACGTCTGCGCGATCAAATCAACATGGCCACCGATCCGCACCGTTTCGCCATGCTTCCAAACGACTGGTTTTGGATCGATGTATTCCAGATCCCCGAGCGGTCATGTTGGACTAAAGACAACCGGGATGCTGTCCGTCGGCGGTATCAGGAAGTTCAGTCTGCGACCGGCCGGAAGCCGTCAGCCAACGCGTTGGCAAGGGAATTTGGCGTGTCGCGCCCGACGATCCTCGCCGCGTTGGACCATGCTCAGCGCGATGACACGGTTGTGCCCCAGCATCGTCGTCAGCCAACGATCAAGGTTAAGGGGAATCCCAACGTCGAGGCTGAAATTGCTCGGCTTCACGATTCCGGAATGTCGAACAAGGAAATTGGCAGTGTTGTTGGGATCGGTCGCAGTACCGTCACCAAGGCGCTCGATCGCCTGTACGAGGATCGCGGTGTACCACGGCCAGACGGTCGTGCCACACGTTACAAGCAACGGGTCTGA
- a CDS encoding recombinase family protein codes for MAKRKRKAEVRKKQAAIYCRVSTFDQNRGDYSSLEDQEQRLRRAADEDGYEVFQVFKEVASSANLDREELGKMLGKLDQIDAIYVTKLDRLSRSMSDWCRINELLGDRDCALVSVTQKIDTTTTMGRFFRDLLMLFAQFEREMIAERTYEKMAEQAKQGRWSGGHPILGYDAVDKKLVVNEEQAELVNAIFDKYLEVASIARTSRWANDCGYRTKAVTYSNGRKVKPRKFTRADIQRMLSNITYIGKVRFDEMEFDGEHEGIIDEKTFIEVQKLMDARKEKPRRGDQSQQDTLLLGLLRCGYCGNAYTTSFVNKKMKDGSTQRYYYYKCTTKSKQNAAACCGADLKAQLIDDAVVEYIRDLAKKPKHLAAVIASATEANREGVKHLEAERTKLSKELTKLEKASLALVDRLADPALQGIGAITDRLAALEKDQQSLKSRITELTLQIRDRRDQDISSEEVQEAYEDFAGLWEELDFDERQYALRLLVKQISLSFKKKEKAGEIQIEAWGRRPTPLRVSLEKARNGKLRNQDGRLPRQDSNLRQGG; via the coding sequence ATGGCGAAAAGGAAGCGAAAAGCAGAAGTGAGGAAAAAGCAAGCGGCGATCTATTGCCGCGTTAGCACTTTTGATCAGAACCGTGGCGACTACAGCAGTTTGGAAGATCAAGAGCAGCGGTTGCGCCGTGCGGCGGATGAAGATGGATACGAAGTCTTTCAAGTATTCAAGGAAGTCGCGAGTTCGGCAAACCTTGACCGCGAAGAACTCGGCAAGATGCTTGGTAAACTCGATCAGATTGACGCGATCTACGTGACCAAGCTGGACCGTCTGTCGCGCAGCATGAGTGACTGGTGCCGTATCAACGAGCTTCTCGGCGATCGCGACTGCGCATTGGTGTCAGTCACACAGAAGATCGATACAACGACGACGATGGGGAGATTCTTCCGCGACCTGCTGATGCTGTTCGCTCAGTTTGAACGCGAGATGATCGCCGAGCGAACGTACGAGAAAATGGCTGAGCAGGCAAAGCAAGGGCGGTGGAGTGGTGGCCATCCGATCCTGGGCTACGACGCTGTCGACAAGAAGCTGGTTGTCAATGAGGAGCAAGCCGAACTTGTGAACGCCATCTTCGACAAGTATCTCGAAGTGGCATCGATTGCCCGAACGTCTCGGTGGGCAAACGATTGCGGTTACCGAACCAAAGCGGTCACTTATAGCAACGGGCGGAAAGTTAAGCCTCGGAAGTTCACGCGGGCGGATATCCAGCGGATGCTCAGCAACATCACTTATATCGGCAAAGTTCGCTTTGACGAGATGGAATTCGACGGGGAGCACGAAGGAATCATCGACGAAAAGACATTCATCGAAGTACAGAAGTTGATGGACGCCCGGAAGGAGAAACCGCGTCGTGGCGATCAATCTCAGCAGGACACACTGCTGCTTGGACTACTTCGCTGCGGCTACTGCGGCAATGCCTACACGACTAGCTTCGTCAATAAGAAGATGAAGGACGGCAGCACGCAGCGATACTACTATTACAAGTGCACCACAAAATCCAAACAGAATGCCGCGGCCTGCTGCGGAGCCGACCTGAAGGCCCAATTGATCGACGATGCGGTGGTCGAATACATCCGTGATCTTGCCAAAAAGCCGAAGCACCTTGCCGCCGTCATCGCCTCCGCCACAGAGGCGAACCGAGAGGGCGTCAAGCACCTTGAGGCCGAGCGAACGAAGCTAAGCAAGGAACTGACGAAGCTCGAGAAGGCGTCGCTCGCTCTGGTCGACCGACTTGCCGATCCGGCCCTGCAGGGAATCGGTGCGATCACGGATCGGCTTGCGGCCTTGGAAAAGGATCAGCAGTCGCTCAAGTCTCGGATCACCGAACTGACCCTGCAGATTCGCGATCGCCGCGACCAGGACATTTCCAGCGAAGAGGTGCAGGAAGCCTACGAGGATTTTGCTGGGCTATGGGAGGAGCTCGACTTTGACGAGCGGCAGTACGCACTCCGATTACTGGTCAAGCAGATCAGCCTGAGCTTCAAGAAGAAGGAAAAAGCTGGGGAGATACAAATAGAGGCGTGGGGCCGAAGGCCCACGCCTCTGCGTGTGTCCCTGGAAAAAGCACGCAACGGAAAGTTGCGTAACCAGGATGGAAGGCTCCCCCGGCAGGACTCGAACCTGCGACAAGGCGGTTAA